In Maribacter dokdonensis DSW-8, the genomic stretch GAAATTCCTTAAGGAACTGCCCAAATGTTCATTGGTCGTTATGGAAGCTACCGGTTATTATCATTATAGACTTGCCCAGTTTCTTTACAAAAATGGGGTAATAGTTTCAGTAGTAAACCCATTATCCGTAAAACGTTTCATTCAAATGAAACTGGCTAAAGTAAAAACGGATAAGAGCGATGCCAAGGCTATATGTGAATATGCACTGGTCAACGAGGTACCTATTTACAATGCCTTGACGGATATCCAGAGCGAATGCTTACAGTTGTTCCGGTTATTGGATATCTATTTAAAACAACGTACCGCGACCAAGAACAAGATACACGGAGAAGCTGTTCTGGGCATACCTTCAAAGTTTGTTTATCGTTCCTTGATACGTAATAAGAAACTGCTCAATAAAGAGGTAGCCGCTATCGAATCAAAGATTCTGTCATTGGTAAAAGAGGACCAACAGGAGCAATTGACTTTATTGATGTCAATACCCGGTATAGGTCAAAAGACTGCATTGTTCCTAATAGTGGTCACCGATGGGTTCAATAAGTTCGAAAATGCGGCACAGCTTTGTAGCTATGTAGGTATAACCCCAACGATACGGGAATCGGGGAGCAGTGTGAGAGGTCGTGCGCGAATAAGTAAGGTCGGCAATAGAAAACTTCGCAACCTATTATTTCTATGTTCTTTTAACGCTTGTAAGCACAATAGGGCATGCAGAGAGGTTTATGAGCGGATCGTGAACAGGGGAAAGAGCAAGAAACTGGCACTGATAGCCGTTGCCAACAAACTTTTAAAGCAGTCTTTTGCCATTGCAAAATCTGGCAGGCCATATGATGAAACTTACGTTTCAATATTGCCTAGATAAATAGAAGCTAGATCGAATAAAAAAAGCTCAAAGAATCAAGTTATTGAATCTATGAGCCTGAAATAATATTGTCTCGGATTAAAGAAGAATTTGTTTGTTTTTTATCTCAGTTCTTTGTTGTAGCCAGTTATTTTATATATTTTTCTATCATTTTTTTATTCGACAAATTTATTAGTTCAGAACGATTCCAGTCCATCATTACTAAATTCCATTTTTCTCCAATTTCCGAAAAAACTTTGATTACGTTTTCGTTATTCAGTCCAGAAAGGTTGGTAATCCATATGTTATTTACTAATTCATTATCAAAGTCAAAGTAAACTGCTGAATAGTCTTTCCCATATCCGATAGTATTTTCACTTTTTACTCTGTAGTCACTTCCGTATCCAGTTGTTATTTCAGTATGTTTTTCAGTTCCAAGTTTCGCTAATAAATTTTCAAGTTCAGATTTGTCTATTTGTTTAGTCTTTAAACTGACTTTGTTTTCTTCTCTGACATAAATATCTGAATATCCATTTTCGGCTGTAAAGTCATTTATATTATCCGCTTGTTTTAATAAATCCGATAAATTTTCTTTTGGCACAATTTCTATTTGGCAGAAATCATCTTCGTGATAGAAAATTGTTCCTTCAGCACGATATTCTTTTTTGGTCAATTCGCTTTTCGGGTTTTCAGTATTCCTTTTTGAAAAGTAAAGAAAAGCAAAAAGTGCCAAAATTATTCCTATTGTAATTACCATTCGGATTTTCATTTTTCTAATTGGCTACAACTATTGTATATGTGTAATTGCACTCCTAATATACCACTAAAGAATAGACGTACAATTTAGAATTCATTCTCCATTACCGAAAAACATAGCTGTGTAATTATGATGTATGGTTTGGGTATTTTTACGACCAAATGATCATGTCAAAGAAAATTTTGTTTATCTATAATGCCAATAGTGATACCGGTAGTAAAATGTTGGACTTTGCCCATAAAATCGTTAGTCCCACAACCTATAACTGTAACCTGTACTCACTGACCCACGGGAATTTAACCGAGAAAAAGCAATGGAAAACGTTTAGGGAAGGTTTATTGGCAGAAGGCTACGAACTAGAGTTCTTTCATAAAGATGAATTCCAAGAAAGCTATAAAAGCAAATTTGGACATGCATTTACCTATCCTATTATATTAGTAGAGACAGCACATGATCTAGAGGTGCTCGTCACAACAGAACAACTAAATGCTTTTGAGGGAGTGGAAGAGTTGATCGCTTCTCTTGGTTAATGGTTGTTCGTTGTTGGTTGTTGGTCTCACTCGGTCGAAGAGCGTAGCCGAAGTGATATTGCAATTACTTAAGAAGATAGGGTCAGTTGGTACTGAAGTATTTTAGTTGATAAATACCACTGTCAGTTCGAGTGGATTTAGAGGTACGAGGAATTTGTATCGAGAACAGGTTTGGAACACGCTATGGTTCTCGATACAATTTTCTTACTTCCGCTTTACTTCAGTAAAAAAATCACTCGAACTGACATTTCGTTTTTTAGGTCACTGAGCGTAGCCGAAGTGACATGTCGGTTGCGAGATGGTTGCCGTGTTCCAAACAAACAGATAGCCGCGCTTTGCTCGCTATGACGTTAATAAAGTAGTACTTAGTATTAAGTCGTAAGTAATAAGTATTAGGTAAAAAGTACAAAGTATTAAGTAGTGCGTGTGAACTCTTGTATATTAAATATGAAGCAAACAGCCCAGAGTACGAAGTACTAAAAAATAGCACGAAGAGCTAAATACTTAATACAAAAAACGCGCAGCGTTAAGAAAACTGCCAACTGAATACTAGAATAAGTACTTAATACAAAAAAAACGCGCAGCGTTAAAAAAACGAACAACCAACAACGAACAACTACTTCCTCGTTGCCTCAAAAAACTTGTCGTTAATGTCGTCTATAAAAGCTAATAATTCATCGCGGCCGCTGCGGTGGCTAGAGCTGGTGATAAAGTGCGGTGGAGCTTCTTCCCACATATCTGTGGTGAGTTTGTTTAAATACAGGTTTACTTGTCGCTCAATGGCTTTTGGCTTTAATTT encodes the following:
- a CDS encoding IS110 family transposase, with protein sequence MNKYKETFGVDISKDVFDVHGSNKGHDQYKNDETGFKKFLKELPKCSLVVMEATGYYHYRLAQFLYKNGVIVSVVNPLSVKRFIQMKLAKVKTDKSDAKAICEYALVNEVPIYNALTDIQSECLQLFRLLDIYLKQRTATKNKIHGEAVLGIPSKFVYRSLIRNKKLLNKEVAAIESKILSLVKEDQQEQLTLLMSIPGIGQKTALFLIVVTDGFNKFENAAQLCSYVGITPTIRESGSSVRGRARISKVGNRKLRNLLFLCSFNACKHNRACREVYERIVNRGKSKKLALIAVANKLLKQSFAIAKSGRPYDETYVSILPR